CACTGAAAGGACAGCAAAAGCGGAACCATAGGAGGTTGGGGAGATGGACGGAAAGATGGACATTGGCCTGATCGGCCTGGCTGTGATGGGGGAGAACCTGGCCCTCAATATCGAAAGCAAGGGCTTTGGCGTGGCCGTGTACAACCGGACCGTGGAGAAGGTCGATAAGTTCGTGGAAGGCAGGGGCAAGGGCAAGAACATCCAGGGCTGCCACAGCATCGAGGAGCTGGTAGCCTCTCTGAAACGGCCTCGCAAGATCATCCTCATGGTGAAGGCGGGCAAGCCAGTCGACGATTTCATTGAGCAGCTGATTCCGCACCTGGAGCCCGGGGACATCATCATCGACGGTGGCAACTCCTACTTCAAGGACACGATGCGGCGGACCGAGTACGTGGAGAGCAAAGGGCTGCTCTACATCGGGACGGGAATCTCCGGCGGCGAAGAGGGTGCCCTCCGGGGCCCTTCGATCATGCCGGGAGGCTCACCCGCTGCCTGGCCCCACGTGAAGCCGATTTTCCAGGCCATCGCCGCCAAGGTAGACGACGGTACGCCGTGTGCCGACTGGGTGGGTCCCAATGGCGCGGGCCACTTCGTGAAGATGGTCCACAACGGCATCGAGTACGGCGATATGCAGCTCATTGCCGAGAGCTATCACATCATGCGGGACCTGCTGGGGATGACGCCCGATGAGATGAGCGATGTGTTTGCCGAGTGGAACAAGGGCGAGCTGAACAGCTACCTCATCGAAATCACCGCGGACATCTTGGCCTACAAAGACACCGATGGCCAACCCCTGGTCGACAAGATCTTAGACACGGCCGGGCAGAAGGGCACCGGCAAGTGGACGTCCATGGAGTCCCTGGACCTCGGCATCCCCCTTACCCTCGTGACCCAGGCGGTCTACGCCCGTTTCCTGTCCGCGATGAAGGACGAGCGCGTGGCGGCCTCTAAGGTCCTCCAAGGACCAAACGGGAAGTACGAAGGCAACCGCGATCAGATGATCGAAGACATTCGACGCGCCCTCTACGCCTCCAAGATCGTTTCCTATGCCCAGGGCTTCACCCTGATGCGGGCCGCCTCTGTTGAATACGGCTGGAACCTGAACTACGGCAACATCGCGCTCCTCTGGCGGAATGGCTGCATCATCCGATCGGTGTTCCTGGGCAAGATCAAAGAGGCCTTCGATCGCGATCCCAATCTGCCGAACCTGCTGCTTGATCCTTTCTTCAAGGAGAAAGTGGAGAGTACGCAGGACAGCTGGCGGCGGGTGGCAGCTGCGGCCCTGATGTACGGGATCCCCGTGCCGGCCATGACGGCCGCTCTGACGTACTACGACGGCTACCGCGCGGAGCGCCTGCCCGCGAATCTGACCCAGGCCCAGCGCGATTACTTCGGTGCTCATCAGTACGAGCGGGTGGATCGGCCCCGGGGCGAATTCTTCCACACGAACTGGACGGGGCGCGGCGGCGAAACTGCCTCAACGGCGTACGTCGCCTAAAATCCCCTGGCAGGAGCGGGCTGTCCGAGGCCGTCGGCCCTGGCCGGCGGCCTCGTTCATATGGTTCGGAGTTGCGCGCGATGGGCAACCTCTTCGACCTCTCGGGCAAGATCGCTCTCGTGACCGGAGCCAGCCGGGGCATCGGGAGGGCCGTTGCGGTGGGGCTCGCGGAGCACGGAGCGGACGTAGTCCTGGTGGCGCGCAGCCAAGAGGGTCTGGAGCGCGTCGCCGTAGAAATCCAGGCGCATGGCAGAAGAGCGTGGGTCAAGCCATGGGACCTGGAGCGGGTAGCGGAGATCGGTTCTTTTTACCAGAGTGTGGTCCAGGACACAGGCGGTGTGGACATCCTGGTCAACGTGGCAGGAATTCAGCGGCGGGCCATGGCGTTAGACCTATCTCTGGCCGACTGGCAGGACGTTCTGACGGTCAATCTGACCTCCGTCTTTGTGCTTTGTCAGGCCTTTGCGCGCGAGAGGATTGCCTCAGGAAAGCCGGGGTG
Above is a window of candidate division KSB1 bacterium DNA encoding:
- the gnd gene encoding decarboxylating NADP(+)-dependent phosphogluconate dehydrogenase, yielding MDGKMDIGLIGLAVMGENLALNIESKGFGVAVYNRTVEKVDKFVEGRGKGKNIQGCHSIEELVASLKRPRKIILMVKAGKPVDDFIEQLIPHLEPGDIIIDGGNSYFKDTMRRTEYVESKGLLYIGTGISGGEEGALRGPSIMPGGSPAAWPHVKPIFQAIAAKVDDGTPCADWVGPNGAGHFVKMVHNGIEYGDMQLIAESYHIMRDLLGMTPDEMSDVFAEWNKGELNSYLIEITADILAYKDTDGQPLVDKILDTAGQKGTGKWTSMESLDLGIPLTLVTQAVYARFLSAMKDERVAASKVLQGPNGKYEGNRDQMIEDIRRALYASKIVSYAQGFTLMRAASVEYGWNLNYGNIALLWRNGCIIRSVFLGKIKEAFDRDPNLPNLLLDPFFKEKVESTQDSWRRVAAAALMYGIPVPAMTAALTYYDGYRAERLPANLTQAQRDYFGAHQYERVDRPRGEFFHTNWTGRGGETASTAYVA
- a CDS encoding SDR family oxidoreductase yields the protein MGNLFDLSGKIALVTGASRGIGRAVAVGLAEHGADVVLVARSQEGLERVAVEIQAHGRRAWVKPWDLERVAEIGSFYQSVVQDTGGVDILVNVAGIQRRAMALDLSLADWQDVLTVNLTSVFVLCQAFARERIASGKPGCIVNIGSLMCEGHRPTTVAYTASKGGIRQLTKALAVEWARYGIRVNAVAPGYIATEMTKPLQENPELDTWVRTRAPMGRWGEPREIVGPVVFLASEASSYVTGHILYADGGWLANL